A stretch of Hydractinia symbiolongicarpus strain clone_291-10 chromosome 9, HSymV2.1, whole genome shotgun sequence DNA encodes these proteins:
- the LOC130656613 gene encoding TNF receptor-associated factor 5-like gives MSGGYDYEVVEDVKPDLYCVICLNLMKDAMQLECPHGMCNFCFQSLSKSSKDRNVEFLCPNCRAPIDEYKVRPAGMVNRMILSVKVKCVNTKAGCEWTGEVSNMKDHQNNFCEYQNITCDFEGCNLEVRKADILEHKKSCNFRRVLCDYCQESHVYNDIPTHLRTCLLYPVICANACGEIIPRNEIADHYSNECFCRPVDCMFKHLGCDVQVAAGELDKHMSTALQNHLSLVMKDSLETKHELKETQKKLMAAEAELVEVKKELHHSVDSMKEQFTNGISYRDCLKNKIDIDDSVISNSIVGMLEKEYNSTFNELKLARSMKDTDYYSSLIITEYQNLDIEKYLIDVENSFNKERLSQVFLDAWKSYIRNRILIRASFHHVNRTQKLINYAVEQLRIPKYVFNNNIVVEVEAPK, from the exons ATGTCTGGAGGTTACGATTACGAAGTTGTTGAAGATGTGAAACCAGATTTGTATTGCGTCATATGTCTAAACTTGATGAAAGATGCTATGCAGTTGGAATGTCCTCATGGAATGTGTAATTTCTGTTTCCAGTCTCTTTCTAAGAGCTCAAAGGACAG GAATGTGGAGTTTTTATGTCCAAACTGCAGAGCGCCTATCGATGAGTATAAA GTACGCCCTGCTGGTATGGTGAACAGGATGATATTGTCAGTAAAAGTTAAATGTGTTAACACCAAAGCTGGATGTGAATGGACTGGTGAAGTTTCAAATATGAAG GACcatcaaaacaatttttgtgaGTATCAAAACATTACTTGTGATTTTGAGGGATGCAATTTGGAAGTTCGAAAGGCGGATATATTAGAACACAAGAAGTCTTGCAACTTCAGACGGGTGTTATGTGATTATTGTCAAGAAAGTCATGTGTACAATGATATACCG ACTCATTTACGAACTTGCCTACTTTATCCTGTTATCTGTGCTAATGCTTGTGGTGAAATCATTCCCCGTAACGAG ATTGCTGATCATTATAGTAATGAATGTTTTTGTCGTCCTGTCGACTGCATGTTCAAACATCTGGGCTGCGATGTTCAG GTGGCAGCTGGTGAATTAGACAAACATATGTCGACAGCATTGCAAAACCATTTAAGCTTGGTGATGAAGGATTCGCTCGAAACTAAGCACGAATTAAAAGAAACACAGAAGAAATTAATGGCTGCTGAAGCTGAATTGGTTgaagttaaaaaagaattacACCATAGTGTGGACAGCATGAAAGAACAGTTCACAAATGGAATTAGTTATCGTGATTGCCTTAAAAATAAGATTGATATAGATGATAGCGTCATAAGCAATAGCATAGTAGGAATGCTGGAAAAAGAATACAATTCCACTTTCAATGAATTAAAATTGGCAAGGTCAATGAAGGATACTGATTATTACTCATCCTTGATTATTACAGAGTATCAAAATCTGGacattgaaaaatatttaatagatgTTGAAAATTCGTTTAATAAAGAAAGGCTTTCTCAAGTTTTTCTTGATGCTTGGAAAAGTTATATTAGAAACAGAATACTAATCCGTGCATCATTTCACCATGTGAACAGAACACAAAAACTAATAAACTATGCTGTAGAGCAACTGAGGATACCAAAGTACGTGTTTAATAACAATATAGTTGTTGAGGTTGAGGCCCCTAAGTAA
- the LOC130656612 gene encoding TNF receptor-associated factor 3-like isoform X2, translating to MSGGYDYEPVEDVKQDFYCVICLNLLKDAMQLECQHGMCNFCLQSLARSSKQRNVEFTCPSCRTPIDENKVHPVGMINRVILSLKVKCVNTRAGCDWCGEVSNMKDHQNNTCEFQNVVCDSNGCSFKARKFEMTCHKKSCNFRMVLCDYCQENNVYNDIPAHLRTCPCYPLICSNACGESIPRKDMISHLQDRCPLRLVDCTFKQAGCDIVVTASEINNHVSNALHDHLNLVFKHSLEMKLVIELSQKEATDAKHQLAETQNRLDATQKEFKVMQENLSAIKTEATDAKHQLAETQNRLDATQKEFKVMQENLSATKMEAADAKHQLAETQNRLDATQKEFKVMQENLSAIKIEAKYAKHQLETQNRLDATQTKSKVMQENLSATKREI from the exons ATGTCTGGAGGATATGATTATGAACCAGTTGAAGATGTGAAACAAGACTTTTATTGTGTTATATGTTTAAACTTGTTAAAAGATGCGATGCAGTTAGAGTGTCAGCATGGAATGTGTAATTTTTGTCTGCAATCTTTGGCAAGAAGTTCAAAACAAAG AAATGTAGAATTTACATGTCCTAGTTGCAGGACACCCATAGATGAGAACAAA GTTCACCCTGTTGGAATGATTAACAGAGTGATCTTGTCATTAAAAGTCAAATGTGTAAATACAAGAGCAGGATGTGATTGGTGTGGTGAAGTTTCAAATATGAAA GACCACCAGAACAACACTTGTGAATTTCAAAACGTTGTCTGCGATTCCAATGGATGTTCATTTAAAGCTCGAAAATTTGAAATGACATGTCACAAGAAGTCTTGCAACTTCAGGATGGTGCTATGTGATTATTGTCAAGAAAATAATGTGTACAATGATATACCG gctCATCTTCGAACTTGTCCATGTTATCCTCTTATCTGTTCTAATGCTTGTGGTGAATCCATTCCTCGTAAAGAT ATGATAAGCCATTTGCAAGATAGATGTCCTCTTCGTCTTGTTGACTGCACTTTCAAACAAGCTGGATGTGATATTGTG GTGACTGCAAGTGAAATAAACAATCATGTGTCAAATGCACTTCACGATCACTTAAACTTGGTTTTCAAGCATTCTCTTGAGATGAAACTCGTCATAGAACTTTCACAAAAGGAGGCAACAGATGCGAAACATCAACTTGCAGAGACACAAAACAGACTTGATGCTACACAAAAAGAATTCAAGGTTATGCAGGAAAACCTTAGTGCCATCAAAACAGAGGCGACAGATGCAAAACATCAACTCGCAGAGACACAAAACAGACTTGATGCTACACAAAAGGAATTCAAGGTTATGCAGGAAAACCTTAGTGCCACTAAAATGGAGGCGGCAGATGCAAAACATCAACTCGCAGAGACACAAAACAGACTTGATGCTACACAAAAAGAATTCAAGGTTATGCAGGAAAACCTTAGTGCCATCAAAATAGAGGCAAAATATGCAAAACATCAACTAGAGACACAAAACAGACTTGATGCTACACAAACAAAATCCAAGGTTATGCAGGAAAACCTTAGTGCCACCAAAAGAGAG ATATGA
- the LOC130656612 gene encoding TNF receptor-associated factor family protein DDB_G0290965-like isoform X3, whose product MINRVILSLKVKCVNTRAGCDWCGEVSNMKDHQNNTCEFQNVVCDSNGCSFKARKFEMTCHKKSCNFRMVLCDYCQENNVYNDIPAHLRTCPCYPLICSNACGESIPRKDMISHLQDRCPLRLVDCTFKQAGCDIVVTASEINNHVSNALHDHLNLVFKHSLEMKLVIELSQKEATDAKHQLAETQNRLDATQKEFKVMQENLSAIKTEATDAKHQLAETQNRLDATQKEFKVMQENLSATKMEAADAKHQLAETQNRLDATQKEFKVMQENLSAIKIEAKYAKHQLETQNRLDATQTKSKVMQENLSATKREVTDAKFKLSATQYERRVTQSRPPPPPPPPPPPMLRSRR is encoded by the exons ATGATTAACAGAGTGATCTTGTCATTAAAAGTCAAATGTGTAAATACAAGAGCAGGATGTGATTGGTGTGGTGAAGTTTCAAATATGAAA GACCACCAGAACAACACTTGTGAATTTCAAAACGTTGTCTGCGATTCCAATGGATGTTCATTTAAAGCTCGAAAATTTGAAATGACATGTCACAAGAAGTCTTGCAACTTCAGGATGGTGCTATGTGATTATTGTCAAGAAAATAATGTGTACAATGATATACCG gctCATCTTCGAACTTGTCCATGTTATCCTCTTATCTGTTCTAATGCTTGTGGTGAATCCATTCCTCGTAAAGAT ATGATAAGCCATTTGCAAGATAGATGTCCTCTTCGTCTTGTTGACTGCACTTTCAAACAAGCTGGATGTGATATTGTG GTGACTGCAAGTGAAATAAACAATCATGTGTCAAATGCACTTCACGATCACTTAAACTTGGTTTTCAAGCATTCTCTTGAGATGAAACTCGTCATAGAACTTTCACAAAAGGAGGCAACAGATGCGAAACATCAACTTGCAGAGACACAAAACAGACTTGATGCTACACAAAAAGAATTCAAGGTTATGCAGGAAAACCTTAGTGCCATCAAAACAGAGGCGACAGATGCAAAACATCAACTCGCAGAGACACAAAACAGACTTGATGCTACACAAAAGGAATTCAAGGTTATGCAGGAAAACCTTAGTGCCACTAAAATGGAGGCGGCAGATGCAAAACATCAACTCGCAGAGACACAAAACAGACTTGATGCTACACAAAAAGAATTCAAGGTTATGCAGGAAAACCTTAGTGCCATCAAAATAGAGGCAAAATATGCAAAACATCAACTAGAGACACAAAACAGACTTGATGCTACACAAACAAAATCCAAGGTTATGCAGGAAAACCTTAGTGCCACCAAAAGAGAGGTAACAGATGCGAAATTTAAACTCTCTGCAACACAGTATGAACGCAGAGTGACACAAAGTAGGCCCCCGCCCCCGCCCCCGCCCCCGCCCCCGCCCATGCTACGATCCCGAAGGTGA
- the LOC130656612 gene encoding TNF receptor-associated factor 3-like isoform X1: MSGGYDYEPVEDVKQDFYCVICLNLLKDAMQLECQHGMCNFCLQSLARSSKQRNVEFTCPSCRTPIDENKVHPVGMINRVILSLKVKCVNTRAGCDWCGEVSNMKDHQNNTCEFQNVVCDSNGCSFKARKFEMTCHKKSCNFRMVLCDYCQENNVYNDIPAHLRTCPCYPLICSNACGESIPRKDMISHLQDRCPLRLVDCTFKQAGCDIVVTASEINNHVSNALHDHLNLVFKHSLEMKLVIELSQKEATDAKHQLAETQNRLDATQKEFKVMQENLSAIKTEATDAKHQLAETQNRLDATQKEFKVMQENLSATKMEAADAKHQLAETQNRLDATQKEFKVMQENLSAIKIEAKYAKHQLETQNRLDATQTKSKVMQENLSATKREVTDAKFKLSATQYERRVTQSRPPPPPPPPPPPMLRSRR; the protein is encoded by the exons ATGTCTGGAGGATATGATTATGAACCAGTTGAAGATGTGAAACAAGACTTTTATTGTGTTATATGTTTAAACTTGTTAAAAGATGCGATGCAGTTAGAGTGTCAGCATGGAATGTGTAATTTTTGTCTGCAATCTTTGGCAAGAAGTTCAAAACAAAG AAATGTAGAATTTACATGTCCTAGTTGCAGGACACCCATAGATGAGAACAAA GTTCACCCTGTTGGAATGATTAACAGAGTGATCTTGTCATTAAAAGTCAAATGTGTAAATACAAGAGCAGGATGTGATTGGTGTGGTGAAGTTTCAAATATGAAA GACCACCAGAACAACACTTGTGAATTTCAAAACGTTGTCTGCGATTCCAATGGATGTTCATTTAAAGCTCGAAAATTTGAAATGACATGTCACAAGAAGTCTTGCAACTTCAGGATGGTGCTATGTGATTATTGTCAAGAAAATAATGTGTACAATGATATACCG gctCATCTTCGAACTTGTCCATGTTATCCTCTTATCTGTTCTAATGCTTGTGGTGAATCCATTCCTCGTAAAGAT ATGATAAGCCATTTGCAAGATAGATGTCCTCTTCGTCTTGTTGACTGCACTTTCAAACAAGCTGGATGTGATATTGTG GTGACTGCAAGTGAAATAAACAATCATGTGTCAAATGCACTTCACGATCACTTAAACTTGGTTTTCAAGCATTCTCTTGAGATGAAACTCGTCATAGAACTTTCACAAAAGGAGGCAACAGATGCGAAACATCAACTTGCAGAGACACAAAACAGACTTGATGCTACACAAAAAGAATTCAAGGTTATGCAGGAAAACCTTAGTGCCATCAAAACAGAGGCGACAGATGCAAAACATCAACTCGCAGAGACACAAAACAGACTTGATGCTACACAAAAGGAATTCAAGGTTATGCAGGAAAACCTTAGTGCCACTAAAATGGAGGCGGCAGATGCAAAACATCAACTCGCAGAGACACAAAACAGACTTGATGCTACACAAAAAGAATTCAAGGTTATGCAGGAAAACCTTAGTGCCATCAAAATAGAGGCAAAATATGCAAAACATCAACTAGAGACACAAAACAGACTTGATGCTACACAAACAAAATCCAAGGTTATGCAGGAAAACCTTAGTGCCACCAAAAGAGAGGTAACAGATGCGAAATTTAAACTCTCTGCAACACAGTATGAACGCAGAGTGACACAAAGTAGGCCCCCGCCCCCGCCCCCGCCCCCGCCCCCGCCCATGCTACGATCCCGAAGGTGA